In Actinomycetota bacterium, a genomic segment contains:
- a CDS encoding thiolase family protein, with the protein MNNPERLSFISGIGRSASGRRLGRTAMDLTLDAALEAIADAGLTRDDIDGVATYPGGDAIMSRGFGGPSAAAVQDALRLDINFLYGSGEGSAQLGSIIEASSAIAAGLAKHVLVFRTVTESTMQGMAGRNPGGGMTRAPGFLSQFGAVSATNWFAQVAQLHMHKYGTTKEQLGQIALTCRTNAGVNPRAVYRDPITMYDYLNARMISTPLCLLDCDVPVDGSTAMVVSHVDYAKDAPKPSAFINAVGTAQYGRPSWDQYEDMTSMMAQGVAKQMWSRTDLKPADVDVAELYDGFSIITLAWIEALGFCEQGEGGAFIEGGQRIARTGELPINTHGGQLSEGRLHGYGHVYEAVAQLRGEAGERQIPNAEVIVAANGGGPIAGAMLLTKGYSS; encoded by the coding sequence ATGAACAACCCCGAGCGCCTGTCATTCATCAGCGGCATCGGTCGATCGGCTTCGGGTCGTCGGCTTGGTCGCACCGCAATGGACCTCACTCTTGATGCCGCACTGGAAGCCATCGCAGATGCGGGACTGACACGCGATGACATTGATGGAGTGGCCACCTATCCCGGTGGCGACGCAATCATGTCCCGAGGTTTCGGTGGACCCTCAGCTGCGGCAGTGCAGGACGCACTGCGCCTGGACATCAACTTCCTGTACGGCTCGGGCGAAGGCTCTGCGCAACTCGGTTCGATCATCGAGGCGTCCAGCGCAATCGCAGCTGGCCTTGCCAAGCATGTGCTCGTTTTTCGCACGGTGACCGAATCCACCATGCAGGGAATGGCAGGTCGTAATCCAGGTGGCGGCATGACTCGCGCTCCGGGATTCCTTTCACAGTTCGGTGCTGTCTCAGCTACCAACTGGTTTGCACAGGTTGCACAGTTGCACATGCACAAGTACGGCACAACCAAGGAGCAGCTGGGCCAGATCGCACTGACCTGCCGCACGAATGCTGGTGTGAATCCTCGAGCTGTCTATCGCGATCCGATCACGATGTATGACTATCTGAACGCACGGATGATCTCCACGCCGCTGTGCTTGCTGGACTGTGACGTCCCTGTCGATGGTTCAACAGCAATGGTCGTCTCGCATGTTGACTACGCAAAGGATGCTCCCAAGCCATCGGCATTCATCAACGCAGTGGGAACAGCTCAATACGGCCGCCCGTCGTGGGACCAGTACGAGGACATGACCTCGATGATGGCTCAAGGCGTTGCCAAGCAGATGTGGTCACGCACTGATCTGAAGCCCGCCGATGTTGATGTAGCTGAGCTGTATGACGGCTTCAGCATCATTACCTTGGCCTGGATTGAAGCTCTTGGCTTTTGTGAGCAGGGCGAGGGTGGCGCCTTCATCGAAGGCGGTCAGCGCATCGCTCGCACAGGTGAGTTGCCTATCAATACTCACGGCGGTCAGCTTTCAGAGGGTCGCCTACATGGCTATGGCCACGTGTATGAGGCTGTTGCACAACTGCGAGGTGAAGCAGGTGAAAGACAGATCCCCAATGCTGAGGTTATTGTTGCGGCCAACGGTGGCGGCCCCATCGCTGGTGCAATGTTGTTGACCAAGGGTTATTCAAGCTAA
- a CDS encoding OB-fold domain-containing protein: MAIDLDILTVRVAPLDDPETNFFWASGEDGKLRFKHCQDCGYYSHPPTPRCPKCLSANMQPDAVSGKATVLTYTVNIQQWVPGQAPYIIAIVTMDEQEDLRLTTLLAGVELDDPNIIGMKVEVRFLARDDVWYPTFVPEGSPA; the protein is encoded by the coding sequence TTGGCCATCGACCTTGACATCCTCACGGTGCGCGTAGCACCGCTGGATGATCCGGAAACCAACTTCTTCTGGGCCAGCGGTGAGGATGGCAAGCTGCGTTTCAAGCACTGTCAGGACTGTGGGTACTACTCACATCCGCCGACACCGCGGTGTCCTAAGTGCCTGTCGGCAAACATGCAACCTGATGCAGTGTCCGGCAAGGCCACCGTGCTGACGTACACCGTCAACATTCAGCAGTGGGTTCCCGGCCAAGCGCCGTACATCATCGCCATCGTCACGATGGACGAGCAGGAGGACCTTCGCCTGACCACACTGCTCGCAGGCGTTGAGCTCGACGATCCCAACATCATCGGTATGAAGGTCGAAGTGCGCTTCCTGGCACGCGACGACGTTTGGTACCCGACTTTCGTGCCAGAAGGGTCGCCAGCATGA
- a CDS encoding class I adenylate-forming enzyme family protein, protein MNLLTLLEMVTGGYDDRIAVGSLSDGTTYAQLRAAAARGGARIQASGAKSVIFCGENGPSFPIALFAASFAGVQFLPLNYRLAEEYIHKAIMGMPAPYIVTDNPSVVPEGAAQVVETFEDWLAATGAGEVPVFESEPDPEDIAILLQTSGTTSAPKSAVLRHKHLVAYVLGSVDFASADPSDAMIVSVPPYHIAAVANLLSNLYAGRRVVYLDRFTPENWLDTVEREGVTNAMLVPTMLSRIVEHMESTGRQAPPSLRGLSYGGARIAQATLERALGLFPNVGFVNAYGLTETSSSVAVFGPDDHRESFISTDPEVRARLGSVGKVLPNVQMEIRDGEGEALPLGEAGAIWVAGEQVSGEYLESGRVVDDAGWFNTRDRGWLDAGGFLFIEGRTDDTIIRGGENIAPAEIEEVIHRHPAVLECAVAGVPDEEWGQRIAAFVVVREGMTVTEDEIKDFCREKLRSAKTPDYVRLRHDILPQTATGKLLRRNLVAEFALHVDDN, encoded by the coding sequence GTGAATCTGCTGACGTTGTTGGAGATGGTTACCGGCGGGTATGACGACCGAATTGCGGTGGGCAGCCTGAGTGACGGAACCACGTACGCCCAGCTTCGCGCAGCGGCCGCCCGCGGCGGCGCGCGCATCCAGGCCTCTGGCGCCAAGAGCGTGATCTTCTGCGGTGAGAACGGTCCCTCGTTCCCGATCGCGTTGTTCGCAGCTTCCTTCGCTGGTGTGCAATTTCTGCCTCTCAACTACCGCCTTGCAGAGGAGTACATCCACAAGGCGATCATGGGCATGCCTGCTCCTTACATCGTCACTGACAACCCAAGCGTTGTCCCCGAAGGCGCAGCTCAGGTCGTGGAGACCTTCGAAGACTGGCTGGCCGCAACTGGCGCTGGCGAGGTTCCCGTCTTTGAAAGCGAGCCAGACCCAGAAGACATCGCAATTCTGTTGCAGACCAGCGGTACCACCTCAGCTCCCAAGAGCGCAGTGCTTCGCCACAAGCACCTGGTCGCCTATGTTCTTGGTTCGGTCGATTTCGCGAGTGCTGATCCGTCAGACGCGATGATCGTTTCAGTGCCGCCGTACCACATCGCAGCCGTGGCAAATCTGCTCTCAAATCTCTACGCCGGTCGTCGCGTTGTGTACCTGGATCGCTTCACTCCCGAGAACTGGCTGGACACCGTGGAGCGCGAAGGTGTTACCAACGCCATGCTCGTTCCCACGATGCTTTCGCGCATCGTTGAGCACATGGAGTCCACCGGGCGTCAGGCCCCGCCAAGCCTGCGCGGCTTGAGCTACGGCGGTGCTCGGATCGCTCAGGCGACCCTGGAGCGTGCGCTTGGCCTGTTCCCCAACGTCGGCTTTGTGAATGCCTACGGACTGACCGAGACCTCGTCGTCAGTGGCAGTCTTCGGTCCTGACGATCACCGCGAATCCTTCATCAGCACAGATCCCGAGGTTCGTGCGCGGCTTGGCTCAGTTGGCAAGGTTCTACCGAATGTGCAGATGGAAATCCGCGATGGCGAAGGTGAAGCGCTGCCGCTGGGTGAAGCTGGTGCAATTTGGGTTGCGGGCGAGCAGGTGTCGGGTGAGTACCTCGAAAGTGGCCGCGTAGTTGACGACGCAGGCTGGTTCAACACCCGTGACCGTGGTTGGCTCGACGCTGGTGGCTTCCTGTTCATCGAAGGTCGCACTGATGACACCATCATTCGCGGTGGCGAGAACATTGCGCCTGCAGAGATTGAAGAAGTCATTCACCGTCATCCAGCAGTGCTGGAATGCGCGGTAGCCGGCGTGCCTGATGAGGAGTGGGGCCAGCGCATTGCAGCCTTTGTCGTTGTGCGTGAGGGCATGACTGTCACCGAAGATGAGATTAAGGACTTCTGTCGCGAAAAACTGCGCTCAGCCAAGACTCCAGACTATGTTCGCCTGCGTCACGACATCCTTCCGCAGACAGCGACCGGCAAACTCCTTCGCCGCAACTTGGTCGCCGAGTTCGCGCTGCACGTAGACGACAACTAG
- a CDS encoding thiolase family protein: MSEAYIVDIIRTPIVRVRRDGSSYTSVHPADLLAVPLRALVERNGFDPALVDDVIGGCVTQIGRQSNNITRSAVLSAGFPQSVPATTVDRQCGSSMQSVVFGAQGVQAGAYDLVIGAGVESMSTTAMFSNKNGEDPFGPAVADRYTGGGLVEQGISAELIAARWGLSREAMDAYSVQSHQRAAAAQAAGLLAQQIVPVTLADGTVISADDGIRADSSVETLAGLKPAFVNDEAKARFPEIQWSVTAGNASQISDGASAVLIVSEQMLKTLGLKPRARIVASSVIGDDPVEMLSAVIPVTHKTLAKAGLKLSDIDAFEVNEAFAAPALAWLKEIGADIEKVNQNGGAIALGHPLGASGGRLMASLLTTLEATGGRYGFQTMCEAGGLANGLIIERL, encoded by the coding sequence ATGAGCGAGGCCTATATCGTCGACATCATTCGCACCCCAATTGTTCGAGTGCGACGTGATGGAAGCAGCTACACCAGTGTCCATCCAGCCGATCTGCTTGCAGTCCCGTTGCGCGCGCTAGTCGAGCGCAACGGCTTCGACCCGGCGTTGGTTGACGACGTCATCGGCGGCTGCGTGACGCAGATTGGCCGTCAGAGCAACAACATCACGCGCAGTGCTGTGTTGTCGGCGGGCTTCCCGCAATCGGTGCCGGCCACGACAGTTGACCGACAATGCGGCTCATCGATGCAATCGGTTGTCTTCGGCGCTCAAGGCGTGCAGGCAGGAGCCTACGACCTGGTCATAGGCGCTGGCGTGGAGTCCATGAGCACTACCGCCATGTTCAGCAACAAGAACGGTGAGGATCCCTTCGGACCGGCAGTGGCAGATCGCTACACCGGTGGTGGACTGGTCGAGCAGGGCATCTCCGCTGAACTCATCGCGGCTCGTTGGGGACTTTCACGTGAAGCCATGGATGCCTACTCAGTGCAGTCGCATCAACGAGCTGCCGCGGCGCAGGCTGCTGGCCTCTTGGCCCAGCAGATTGTGCCGGTGACCCTTGCCGATGGGACAGTGATATCTGCCGACGACGGCATTCGCGCTGACAGTTCCGTTGAGACTCTCGCCGGTTTGAAGCCAGCCTTTGTCAATGATGAGGCCAAGGCACGCTTCCCAGAGATCCAATGGTCAGTCACCGCAGGCAACGCCTCGCAGATCAGCGATGGGGCATCCGCAGTGCTCATCGTCAGTGAGCAGATGCTGAAGACTTTGGGACTCAAGCCCCGTGCGCGCATCGTTGCCTCATCTGTCATCGGGGACGATCCAGTTGAGATGCTCTCGGCAGTCATCCCAGTCACGCACAAGACCCTTGCCAAGGCTGGGCTGAAGTTGTCGGACATTGATGCCTTCGAGGTCAATGAGGCATTTGCGGCACCTGCGCTTGCCTGGCTCAAGGAGATCGGCGCCGACATCGAAAAGGTCAACCAGAACGGTGGCGCGATTGCCCTGGGTCATCCACTTGGCGCATCGGGTGGCCGTTTGATGGCGTCGCTGCTCACCACCTTGGAGGCCACCGGCGGACGATACGGATTCCAGACCATGTGCGAGGCCGGCGGCCTGGCAAATGGCCTGATCATCGAGCGTTTGTAG
- a CDS encoding acyl-CoA dehydrogenase family protein, whose protein sequence is MKNATTTEAERAEFRSSLRDFLAKSSPESRVRSVIDGGTGIDESTWKGLATDLGVAGLLIPEEFGGQGMGMPEMAVALEEAARALAFVPLLTSSVLSTLAIQLSGDQEACAKYLPGLADGSEIYAFAGLDGALTTTVARNETFWGLYGTKTAVLNANVASRFLVVASTPDGTGLFVVDSHAGGVVIRPQDALDLTRPTALVTFEGTEGIRIGGDFTDALKSLESFGRIATSAELLGMSERLMEISVEYAKTREQFGKPIGAFQAIKHRCSEMFAHVESMRAAVGSAALVDPEDTGALHEQALVVKAYCARFAPWIAEATIQVHGGIGFTWEHVAHLYLRRVKTDEVLFGDALACRDELQQLLGLTA, encoded by the coding sequence ATGAAGAACGCAACGACAACTGAGGCTGAGCGCGCAGAATTCCGCTCCAGTCTTCGTGACTTTCTCGCCAAGTCCTCGCCGGAGTCCCGAGTGCGCTCGGTCATCGACGGCGGCACGGGCATTGACGAGAGCACCTGGAAGGGTCTGGCAACAGATCTCGGTGTCGCAGGCCTGCTGATTCCCGAGGAGTTCGGTGGGCAGGGGATGGGCATGCCCGAGATGGCTGTCGCCCTGGAAGAAGCCGCACGCGCATTGGCCTTCGTGCCGCTGCTCACCTCCAGCGTGCTGTCGACTCTTGCCATTCAGCTCTCCGGAGATCAAGAAGCCTGTGCCAAGTACCTGCCAGGCCTGGCCGATGGCAGCGAGATCTACGCCTTCGCCGGCCTTGACGGTGCACTCACCACGACCGTCGCGCGAAATGAGACCTTCTGGGGCCTGTACGGGACCAAGACGGCGGTGCTCAATGCCAACGTTGCCTCCAGATTCCTGGTTGTGGCGAGCACGCCGGATGGCACTGGTCTGTTCGTGGTCGACAGCCACGCCGGTGGAGTGGTCATCCGCCCCCAGGATGCCCTTGACCTCACCCGACCAACGGCACTGGTGACCTTTGAGGGCACTGAAGGCATACGCATCGGCGGCGACTTCACTGACGCCCTGAAGTCTCTGGAGTCCTTTGGCCGGATCGCCACCAGCGCTGAGTTGCTTGGCATGTCTGAGCGGCTTATGGAGATCTCGGTGGAGTACGCCAAGACTCGTGAACAGTTCGGCAAGCCGATTGGCGCCTTCCAGGCAATCAAGCATCGTTGCTCAGAGATGTTCGCTCATGTGGAATCCATGCGGGCCGCCGTTGGCAGCGCCGCGCTCGTAGACCCCGAAGACACTGGCGCATTGCATGAGCAGGCACTGGTAGTGAAGGCCTACTGCGCGCGTTTTGCCCCGTGGATCGCAGAAGCAACCATTCAGGTGCACGGCGGCATCGGCTTCACCTGGGAACACGTCGCCCATCTCTACCTGAGGCGTGTCAAGACCGACGAGGTGCTCTTTGGAGATGCCCTCGCCTGCCGAGACGAGCTCCAACAACTCCTGGGGCTGACAGCATGA
- a CDS encoding acyl-CoA dehydrogenase family protein, with translation MDDLLAELRIWLNDALPKWKAKWDGDTSWDALCDWQRMSSEGKWATAAWPVEFGGRGLGTMDVLAIEDVMASYGAPQIPGMIGLKNVAPTLMKYGNEEQRASVQNIGSTDEVWCQGFSEPGAGSDLASLRTRAVIDGDEFVINGQKIWTSNGMHATHMQLLARTNPDAPKHKGISAMTLRMDTPGVEVRPIKQINGGAEFAEVFFTDARVPVANLLGPLHEGWNVTMTTLGHERAGVAVFAGRLEQRIRTLVEDVTKQDTKVSPIVADELAEFYVEARVLGMMGRQMLNKIAQGGTPGSEQSVIKMVWSELSQRVDTVVMAMAGVDGVTGENSGAAMGYLSARSATIAAGTSDIVKNIIGDRVLGLPRD, from the coding sequence ATGGATGACCTATTAGCAGAGTTGCGTATCTGGCTCAATGACGCGCTCCCGAAGTGGAAAGCCAAGTGGGACGGTGACACCTCATGGGACGCACTGTGCGACTGGCAGCGCATGTCATCCGAGGGCAAGTGGGCCACCGCTGCCTGGCCCGTTGAGTTCGGCGGGCGTGGCTTGGGCACGATGGATGTACTCGCGATTGAAGACGTGATGGCCTCCTACGGGGCTCCGCAGATCCCAGGCATGATCGGACTGAAGAACGTCGCCCCCACGCTGATGAAGTATGGCAATGAGGAGCAGCGCGCATCGGTTCAGAACATCGGCAGCACTGATGAGGTGTGGTGCCAGGGCTTCAGCGAGCCCGGTGCTGGCTCTGACCTCGCATCGCTTCGTACCCGGGCCGTCATTGATGGCGATGAGTTCGTCATCAATGGTCAGAAGATCTGGACATCAAATGGCATGCATGCAACACACATGCAGCTCCTGGCCCGCACGAATCCCGATGCCCCCAAGCACAAGGGCATTTCGGCCATGACTCTGCGCATGGACACCCCTGGTGTCGAGGTGCGCCCCATCAAGCAGATCAATGGCGGGGCTGAGTTTGCCGAGGTGTTTTTCACGGATGCGCGTGTGCCAGTCGCAAATCTGCTTGGGCCCTTGCATGAAGGCTGGAACGTCACCATGACCACCCTTGGCCATGAACGCGCCGGAGTTGCGGTGTTTGCTGGCCGCCTCGAGCAGCGCATCCGCACCCTCGTCGAAGACGTCACCAAACAGGACACCAAGGTCTCGCCGATCGTCGCTGATGAGCTGGCCGAGTTCTACGTTGAAGCTCGCGTGCTGGGCATGATGGGACGCCAGATGCTGAACAAGATTGCCCAAGGCGGAACACCTGGTTCTGAGCAGTCGGTCATCAAAATGGTCTGGAGTGAACTCAGCCAGCGCGTTGACACCGTGGTCATGGCAATGGCTGGCGTCGACGGTGTGACTGGTGAGAACTCTGGCGCAGCAATGGGCTACCTGAGTGCGCGTTCAGCAACTATCGCCGCGGGCACATCGGACATTGTCAAGAACATCATCGGTGACCGCGTTCTGGGTCTTCCCCGCGACTAA
- a CDS encoding DUF2889 domain-containing protein, whose protein sequence is MDRTTVSNPVGVPLARGITAPLEQLWTRKPNSVRRTATLSALPGAQWSGFAVEGVARDAAFGADRQLLSTRTGRLVAQVGEKGSLESVEVTDETGTRSLTEDLRGMSIGAGFRAQLARLEPPIADSSLVGSLLDDLSGLRHIAGYGFIVSEPQIPGMLANSPQVGTCAGWMAGGVAAMASSESILGDLPHAPIIDQLLADELDWHRENDLATGSMQRRRLLDVLPLSDGTTDLHMWFRDSLHLSDDFDGALHEYVVRASLDAQGLLSDAKAEPRSLPMGDCPLAASHVGLLEGRPVSQIDEGVRAHLRSELGCTHLNDAMRFLRSATPMLHQLSESEAHHG, encoded by the coding sequence ATGGACAGGACAACAGTGAGCAATCCAGTCGGAGTTCCGCTTGCCCGCGGCATCACTGCGCCTCTTGAGCAGCTGTGGACTCGCAAGCCCAACTCCGTTCGTCGCACCGCGACCCTCAGCGCCCTGCCTGGAGCCCAATGGTCGGGCTTTGCCGTCGAGGGTGTTGCTCGCGACGCTGCCTTTGGCGCAGATCGCCAACTGCTGAGCACCCGCACTGGCCGACTGGTTGCTCAGGTCGGCGAGAAGGGGAGCCTGGAATCCGTGGAGGTCACCGACGAGACGGGCACCCGCTCGCTCACCGAGGATCTGCGCGGAATGTCGATCGGCGCTGGTTTTCGCGCGCAACTTGCTCGTCTGGAGCCGCCAATTGCCGACTCCTCGCTCGTCGGCTCACTTCTCGATGACTTGTCTGGTCTTCGGCACATTGCCGGCTACGGCTTCATCGTCTCCGAGCCTCAGATCCCAGGCATGCTGGCCAATTCACCCCAGGTCGGCACATGTGCGGGCTGGATGGCCGGTGGTGTCGCGGCCATGGCCTCCAGCGAGAGCATCCTTGGAGATCTGCCGCATGCCCCGATCATCGATCAACTCCTTGCAGACGAACTTGACTGGCATCGGGAGAATGATCTTGCGACCGGCTCTATGCAGCGCCGTCGGCTGCTTGACGTGCTGCCACTCAGTGATGGCACGACTGATCTGCACATGTGGTTCCGTGATTCCCTCCACCTCAGTGACGACTTCGACGGCGCTCTGCACGAATACGTCGTGCGCGCCAGCCTGGATGCCCAAGGCCTGCTCTCAGACGCCAAGGCCGAGCCGCGTAGCCTTCCGATGGGAGACTGCCCGCTTGCGGCATCGCACGTCGGGTTGCTTGAAGGTCGACCCGTGAGTCAAATTGATGAGGGAGTGCGAGCTCATTTGCGAAGTGAACTCGGCTGCACGCATCTCAATGACGCCATGCGCTTTCTTCGTTCTGCCACGCCAATGCTGCATCAGTTAAGTGAAAGTGAGGCCCACCATGGATGA
- a CDS encoding MFS transporter: MRIRTRSTAAQQIEPLVTLKFFLILVAAFAFFMGVGMTLPILPVFVHEELGGTDVEIGLVVAVQAVSAILVRPWITPRINRYGAVPVVLAGATLGAMSTALMPLAPNVSTLIVLRLLLGAAQAALMVAMLSAVMAWVSEFRRAEAASVFSIAPYIGLAIGPVVGQLVYNAAGYEIAFGAAGAIAFFGALPVIMVRKSDIRISDMTLLEGENKPPAFYLPAILPGVVLALGIVGMVGMNAFLPLYAPTLGYYQVQWLFFFYSAIVLSVRLFGRRVPDRVGPRITGISATVSIVIGLAIMAITPGWLGLYLAMVPLAVGIALQYPGLMALVLSNVDDRTRPAAISTFTMFFDIAQGIGGLVVGLAAAFGGYRAVFGAGAVCSMIGLVVLVVLVLPRYTRTSAPS, encoded by the coding sequence GTGCGCATCCGCACGCGCTCGACAGCTGCACAACAGATCGAGCCACTCGTCACATTGAAGTTCTTCCTGATTCTGGTTGCCGCATTCGCCTTCTTCATGGGTGTTGGCATGACTCTGCCGATCTTGCCGGTCTTCGTGCACGAAGAACTGGGTGGAACCGATGTGGAAATCGGGCTTGTCGTTGCAGTGCAAGCCGTGTCCGCAATTCTGGTTCGTCCATGGATCACGCCGCGCATCAATCGATACGGCGCTGTTCCTGTCGTCTTGGCCGGAGCAACGCTGGGCGCGATGAGCACCGCGCTCATGCCGCTGGCGCCGAATGTGTCGACGCTGATCGTGCTTCGGCTCTTGCTTGGCGCAGCGCAGGCGGCACTGATGGTGGCGATGCTTTCTGCGGTCATGGCTTGGGTCAGCGAGTTTCGTCGCGCGGAAGCTGCAAGCGTCTTCTCGATTGCCCCCTATATCGGCTTGGCGATCGGGCCGGTTGTGGGTCAGCTGGTCTACAACGCCGCTGGATACGAAATTGCCTTCGGAGCGGCAGGTGCCATTGCATTCTTTGGTGCGCTACCGGTGATCATGGTGCGCAAGTCAGATATTCGTATCTCTGACATGACATTGCTCGAGGGGGAGAACAAGCCGCCGGCTTTCTACCTGCCAGCGATCCTGCCCGGCGTCGTGCTCGCGCTCGGCATCGTTGGAATGGTTGGCATGAATGCCTTCCTGCCACTGTATGCACCCACGCTTGGCTACTACCAGGTGCAGTGGCTGTTCTTCTTCTACTCAGCCATTGTGCTGTCGGTGCGGCTCTTTGGTCGTCGCGTTCCCGATCGCGTGGGGCCACGCATCACCGGTATCTCGGCCACGGTGTCCATCGTCATCGGCCTGGCAATTATGGCGATCACTCCGGGCTGGCTTGGCTTGTATTTGGCCATGGTGCCCCTGGCTGTTGGAATCGCGCTTCAGTACCCGGGCTTGATGGCTCTGGTGTTGAGCAATGTCGATGACCGCACCCGGCCTGCGGCGATCTCCACCTTCACGATGTTCTTTGACATCGCACAAGGCATAGGCGGGCTGGTCGTGGGCCTCGCAGCGGCATTTGGCGGGTATCGCGCCGTCTTTGGTGCGGGTGCCGTGTGCTCAATGATCGGCCTGGTTGTGCTGGTCGTACTTGTGTTGCCTCGGTACACCCGCACGAGCGCCCCAAGCTGA
- a CDS encoding MFS transporter, with protein MSELKSERLLTGKLVLLMVGTFGVFLGNGIITPVLPVFVKDDLGGSDVAVGVVFAVQAIAAIAIRPWLTPKFNAWGVKPILIGSMIASGLSFGLSAFVPNVFWLIVLRLIFGAAMAALFIGGLTAVTGLVSPVRSGEAISLFSVAPYLSMGIGPIVGQAIFQAFGYVPTFLLAGGVAMLGVVPMIFYKSAPIAPLADAEGVRLKRFYGPAVWPGIVIALGIVGMLSFGAFMPLFALEIPGLEIQICFLILSVGVLLVRTVGGRLPDRIGPKKTSVLATSALIIGMAGLATTMGPYWAYLAIIPFAFGQALQYPSLLSLTLDDVSEQDRPVAISTFTLFFDVSQGFGGLIVGVVAAVGGYRSVFAASAFAAFIGLMIMLAIVLPRYEAGKKARATVIA; from the coding sequence ATGAGTGAACTGAAAAGTGAGCGCCTGCTCACAGGCAAATTGGTGTTGCTGATGGTGGGTACCTTCGGCGTATTCCTTGGCAACGGCATAATCACGCCGGTCCTGCCAGTATTTGTCAAAGACGATCTCGGTGGTAGCGACGTTGCGGTCGGCGTGGTCTTTGCAGTTCAGGCGATTGCAGCAATCGCCATTCGCCCGTGGCTGACTCCGAAATTCAATGCATGGGGAGTCAAGCCGATTCTCATCGGATCGATGATCGCGAGTGGACTTTCATTCGGTCTGAGCGCTTTCGTTCCCAATGTGTTCTGGCTGATCGTCCTTCGATTGATCTTCGGGGCTGCCATGGCCGCGCTGTTCATTGGTGGTTTGACCGCGGTCACCGGTCTGGTTTCTCCTGTCAGATCTGGCGAAGCGATCAGTTTGTTCTCGGTCGCGCCGTATTTGAGCATGGGCATCGGGCCAATCGTGGGGCAGGCGATCTTCCAGGCCTTTGGCTACGTCCCCACCTTCCTGCTCGCCGGCGGTGTCGCCATGCTTGGGGTGGTCCCGATGATCTTCTACAAGTCGGCGCCCATCGCCCCGCTTGCCGATGCCGAAGGGGTCAGGCTCAAACGCTTCTACGGACCTGCCGTCTGGCCAGGTATCGTGATCGCCCTCGGCATTGTGGGCATGCTGTCCTTCGGCGCATTCATGCCGCTGTTTGCCCTGGAGATTCCCGGCCTTGAGATCCAGATCTGCTTCCTGATTCTTTCGGTTGGTGTCTTGCTCGTGCGCACTGTCGGCGGCCGGCTGCCTGATCGGATTGGACCCAAAAAGACCAGTGTCCTGGCCACCTCGGCCTTGATCATCGGCATGGCCGGACTGGCCACCACGATGGGCCCCTACTGGGCGTACCTGGCGATCATCCCCTTTGCCTTCGGGCAGGCTCTGCAGTATCCGAGCCTGCTGTCGCTGACTCTTGATGATGTGTCCGAGCAGGATCGTCCCGTCGCGATTTCCACCTTCACTTTGTTCTTCGATGTCTCACAGGGATTTGGCGGACTCATTGTGGGCGTTGTCGCAGCTGTCGGCGGTTACCGATCTGTCTTTGCTGCTTCGGCTTTCGCAGCCTTCATCGGCCTGATGATCATGCTCGCTATCGTGCTCCCGAGGTACGAGGCTGGCAAAAAAGCTCGCGCCACTGTGATCGCCTGA